The following proteins are co-located in the Bradyrhizobium sp. AZCC 2176 genome:
- the ruvA gene encoding Holliday junction branch migration protein RuvA: MIGKLKGLIDSYGEDYVILDVGGVGYQVHCSSRTLQALPSRGEAAVLSIETYVREDQIKLFGFRTDTEREWFRLLQTVQGVGAKVALAVLSTLPPAELANAIALRDKSAVSRTPGVGPKVAERIVSELKDKAPAFANVDPAVVHLAGAVDDHRAPRPVTDAISALVNLGYGQPQAAAAIAAASRSAGENAETAQLIRLGLKELAK, from the coding sequence ATGATCGGCAAGCTCAAAGGTCTGATCGATTCCTACGGCGAGGACTACGTGATCCTCGACGTCGGCGGCGTCGGCTATCAGGTGCATTGCTCCTCGCGTACGCTGCAGGCGCTGCCGTCGCGGGGCGAGGCCGCCGTGCTCTCGATCGAGACTTACGTGCGCGAGGATCAAATAAAGCTGTTCGGCTTCCGCACCGATACCGAGCGCGAATGGTTTCGCCTGCTGCAGACCGTGCAGGGCGTCGGCGCCAAGGTCGCGCTCGCCGTGCTCTCGACGCTGCCGCCCGCCGAACTCGCCAATGCGATTGCGCTGCGCGACAAGTCGGCGGTATCGCGCACGCCCGGCGTCGGCCCGAAAGTCGCCGAACGCATCGTCTCTGAATTGAAAGACAAGGCGCCGGCGTTCGCCAACGTCGATCCGGCGGTGGTGCATCTTGCCGGGGCAGTGGACGATCACCGCGCGCCGCGCCCGGTTACCGATGCGATCTCCGCGCTGGTCAATCTCGGTTACGGCCAGCCGCAGGCCGCTGCCGCCATCGCCGCCGCCTCGCGCAGCGCGGGTGAGAATGCGGAGACGGCGCAGCTTATTCGGTTAGGGCTGAAGGAACTCGCGAAGTGA
- a CDS encoding TetR/AcrR family transcriptional regulator has translation MVQKSKRPPAAKIDAPAPPKRRGRPRAYQPDVALGKALDLFRKDGFAATSLDDLSVATGMNRPSLYGAFGDKRELYIKSYRRYREDARAAMADIFRGELPIRKRLERIYAVALDIYLSGESGPRGCFTVMTAASEAVADPDIRTIVLEGFAEMDKAFAACFRLAKEKGELPESADPAVLAQLASATIHSIAIRARAQTPRAELEAIVNGAIGVMLRA, from the coding sequence ATGGTACAAAAAAGTAAAAGGCCGCCCGCGGCAAAGATCGACGCCCCCGCGCCGCCCAAGCGTCGCGGCCGGCCGCGCGCCTATCAGCCCGACGTCGCGCTCGGCAAGGCGCTTGATCTGTTTCGCAAGGACGGATTCGCGGCGACGTCGCTGGACGATCTCTCCGTCGCCACCGGCATGAACCGGCCGAGCCTCTATGGCGCGTTCGGCGACAAGCGCGAGCTCTATATCAAGAGCTACCGGCGCTATCGCGAGGACGCGCGCGCCGCGATGGCTGATATTTTCCGCGGCGAACTGCCGATCCGAAAGCGTCTGGAACGCATCTATGCGGTGGCGCTCGACATCTACCTGTCCGGCGAATCCGGCCCGCGCGGGTGCTTCACGGTGATGACGGCGGCCTCCGAGGCGGTCGCCGATCCCGATATCCGCACCATAGTCCTGGAAGGCTTCGCCGAAATGGACAAGGCCTTTGCCGCCTGCTTCCGCCTCGCCAAGGAGAAAGGTGAATTGCCTGAAAGCGCGGATCCCGCCGTGCTGGCGCAGCTCGCCTCCGCCACCATCCACTCCATCGCCATCCGCGCCCGCGCCCAGACGCCGCGCGCGGAACTGGAGGCGATCGTCAATGGCGCGATCGGCGTGATGCTGCGGGCCTAG
- a CDS encoding YebC/PmpR family DNA-binding transcriptional regulator, which produces MAGHSQFKNIMHRKGKQDAQKSKLFGKLAREITVAAKLGTPDPAMNPRLRAAVIAARQENMPKDNIERAIKKATGGESESYDEIRYEGYGPGGVAVIVEALTDNRNRAASDIRSFFAKSGGNLGETGSVAFMFDRTGIIEYDAGKASDDAMLEAAIEAGADDVVSSETGHEIYASQETFREVAKALESKFGEARKAALTWKPQNTIAVDDETGEKLLKLMDLLNEHDDVQNVYANFEISDALMAKMGG; this is translated from the coding sequence ATGGCCGGCCATTCCCAATTCAAGAACATCATGCACCGCAAGGGCAAGCAGGATGCCCAGAAGTCCAAGCTGTTCGGCAAGCTGGCGCGTGAAATCACGGTCGCGGCCAAGCTCGGAACCCCGGACCCGGCCATGAATCCGCGGTTGCGCGCGGCCGTGATCGCGGCGCGCCAGGAGAACATGCCGAAGGACAATATCGAGCGCGCCATCAAGAAGGCGACCGGCGGTGAAAGTGAGAGCTATGACGAAATCCGCTACGAGGGCTACGGCCCCGGCGGCGTCGCCGTGATCGTCGAGGCGCTGACCGACAACCGCAACCGCGCCGCCTCCGACATCCGTTCCTTCTTCGCCAAGTCCGGCGGCAATCTCGGCGAAACCGGCTCGGTCGCTTTCATGTTCGACCGCACCGGCATCATCGAATATGACGCCGGCAAAGCCTCCGACGACGCCATGCTGGAAGCCGCGATCGAAGCCGGCGCCGACGACGTCGTGTCCAGCGAGACCGGCCACGAGATCTACGCATCGCAGGAAACCTTTCGCGAGGTCGCGAAAGCGCTGGAATCGAAGTTCGGCGAAGCCCGCAAGGCGGCGCTGACCTGGAAGCCGCAGAACACCATCGCGGTCGATGACGAGACCGGCGAGAAGCTGCTGAAGCTGATGGACCTCCTCAACGAGCACGACGACGTCCAGAACGTCTACGCCAATTTCGAGATTTCCGACGCGCTGATGGCGAAGATGGGCGGGTAA
- a CDS encoding glutathione binding-like protein, translated as MDLYFSPLACSLATRIALYEAGADANYLEVDPKTKVVQKDGSDFRAINPLGLVPTLRTDDGTVLTENAAILQYVADRFPNAGISANSTEERSRLHQWLCFIGTELHKALFVPLLDKTAPQDAKTYALTKNLSRLDYLENYLKGREFLLDHFSVADAYLVTIVNWTMATPPVELAKWPNVKAYYERLRARPSIAKAVAEEFELYKAELARHKAAA; from the coding sequence ATGGATCTCTATTTCTCACCGCTCGCCTGCTCGCTGGCGACCAGAATCGCGCTGTACGAAGCCGGCGCGGACGCCAACTATCTCGAGGTCGATCCCAAGACCAAGGTGGTGCAGAAGGACGGCTCCGATTTCCGCGCCATCAACCCGCTCGGGCTGGTGCCGACGCTGCGCACCGACGACGGGACGGTGCTGACCGAGAACGCGGCGATCCTGCAATATGTCGCCGACCGCTTTCCAAACGCCGGCATCTCGGCCAACTCGACTGAGGAGCGCAGCCGCCTGCATCAATGGCTCTGCTTCATCGGCACCGAACTGCACAAGGCTCTGTTCGTGCCGCTGCTCGACAAGACGGCGCCGCAGGACGCGAAGACCTATGCACTAACCAAGAACCTGTCGCGGCTCGACTATCTCGAAAACTACCTGAAGGGCCGTGAATTCCTGCTCGATCACTTCAGCGTGGCCGATGCCTATCTCGTCACCATCGTCAACTGGACGATGGCGACGCCGCCGGTCGAACTGGCGAAATGGCCCAACGTGAAGGCCTATTATGAGCGCCTGCGCGCCCGCCCCAGCATCGCGAAGGCGGTCGCCGAGGAGTTCGAGCTGTACAAGGCCGAACTCGCCCGCCACAAGGCGGCGGCGTAA
- the ybgC gene encoding tol-pal system-associated acyl-CoA thioesterase translates to MTFSLDGEIRDGRHHMQVRVYYEDTDFSGIVYHANYLRFMERGRTNHLRLMGASQQALFEQAQEETPGFAFVVRSMQLDFFRPARMDDVLDVVTWPVAVKGASITLAQEVRRADEVLVKAEVRVAFISEGRAKPIPKSLRLLMKADLAPD, encoded by the coding sequence ATGACCTTCTCCCTCGACGGCGAGATCCGCGACGGTCGCCATCACATGCAGGTCCGCGTTTATTACGAGGACACCGATTTTTCCGGCATCGTCTATCACGCCAACTACCTGCGCTTCATGGAGCGTGGGCGCACCAATCATTTGCGGCTGATGGGCGCATCGCAGCAGGCACTGTTCGAACAGGCGCAGGAGGAGACGCCGGGCTTTGCCTTCGTGGTGCGCTCGATGCAGCTCGATTTTTTTCGGCCGGCGCGGATGGACGACGTGCTCGACGTGGTGACGTGGCCGGTCGCGGTGAAGGGCGCTTCCATCACGCTGGCGCAGGAGGTGCGGCGCGCCGACGAGGTGCTGGTCAAGGCCGAGGTCCGCGTCGCCTTTATCAGCGAGGGGCGGGCGAAGCCGATCCCGAAATCGCTGCGGCTGTTGATGAAGGCCGATCTGGCCCCCGACTAA
- a CDS encoding TetR/AcrR family transcriptional regulator: MLKKGVERKDVLRALGEVFRAHGYEGASLTLITEATGLGKGSLYHLFPGGKEQMAAEVLADIDGWFELNIYAPLREATDPARAIAAMIAGIDQYFHSGDRVCLVGLVALGAARDTFAASVDNYFARWQVALAQLLRRSGLSKGQAQRRAEDALLTIQGALVLARARNDAGIFRRALNDLTARLLAPSE; encoded by the coding sequence ATGTTGAAGAAAGGTGTCGAGCGCAAGGACGTGTTGCGGGCGCTCGGCGAGGTGTTTCGCGCGCATGGCTATGAGGGGGCCTCGCTGACGCTGATCACGGAGGCCACCGGGCTCGGCAAGGGTAGCCTCTATCATTTGTTCCCCGGCGGGAAAGAACAGATGGCCGCCGAGGTGCTGGCGGATATCGACGGCTGGTTCGAACTCAATATCTATGCGCCGTTGCGCGAGGCTACCGATCCCGCGCGCGCGATCGCTGCGATGATCGCGGGCATCGACCAGTATTTTCATTCCGGCGATCGCGTCTGCCTGGTCGGTCTGGTCGCGCTCGGGGCGGCGCGCGACACGTTTGCCGCCAGCGTCGATAATTATTTTGCGCGCTGGCAGGTTGCGCTGGCGCAGCTTTTGCGGCGATCCGGATTGAGCAAGGGCCAGGCGCAGCGGCGTGCCGAGGACGCGCTACTGACCATTCAGGGCGCGCTGGTGCTGGCGCGGGCGCGCAACGATGCCGGAATCTTTCGCCGCGCGCTGAACGATCTGACGGCGCGATTGCTGGCGCCGTCAGAGTGA
- a CDS encoding nuclear transport factor 2 family protein has product MSRPPLPPFTRETAAQKARMAEDAWNSRDPVRVSLAYTEDSRWRNRSEFFQGRDAIVAFLTRKWASEYDYRLIKDLWAFDQNRIAVRFQYEWHDDAGQWHRSYGNEQWEFDEHGLMRRREASINDIAIKESERRFHWPAPGPRPADVAGLSENPL; this is encoded by the coding sequence ATGTCGCGTCCGCCGCTGCCGCCCTTCACCCGCGAAACCGCCGCCCAGAAGGCGCGCATGGCGGAAGACGCCTGGAACTCGCGCGATCCGGTGCGGGTGTCGCTCGCCTATACCGAGGACAGCCGCTGGCGCAATCGCTCCGAATTCTTCCAAGGACGCGATGCGATCGTAGCCTTCCTCACCCGCAAATGGGCTAGCGAGTACGACTATCGCCTGATCAAGGATCTCTGGGCGTTCGATCAAAACCGCATCGCCGTGCGCTTCCAGTATGAATGGCACGACGATGCCGGGCAGTGGCATCGCTCCTACGGCAACGAGCAATGGGAGTTCGACGAGCATGGCCTGATGCGGCGGCGCGAGGCCAGCATCAACGATATCGCCATCAAGGAGAGCGAACGGCGCTTTCACTGGCCGGCCCCGGGACCGCGCCCGGCCGATGTTGCGGGCTTAAGCGAGAACCCGCTGTGA
- the ruvC gene encoding crossover junction endodeoxyribonuclease RuvC, whose protein sequence is MTSPPIRQPVRIIGIDPGLRRTGWGVIETEGNRLVFIGCGSVEPPDGLPLANRLLAIHEGLAAVLGGFRPVEAAVEQTFVNKDGVATLKLGQARGVAMLAPAMFGISVAEYAPNQVKKTVVGAGHADKNQIAVMLKILLPKAEPKSADAADALAIAITHAHHRQGAALRLKVASL, encoded by the coding sequence ATGACATCCCCACCGATTCGCCAACCCGTCCGGATCATCGGCATCGACCCCGGCCTGCGCCGCACCGGCTGGGGCGTGATCGAGACCGAGGGCAACCGGCTCGTCTTCATCGGCTGCGGCTCGGTGGAACCGCCGGACGGTCTGCCGCTGGCCAACCGCCTCCTGGCGATCCATGAAGGACTCGCCGCAGTCCTCGGCGGTTTCAGGCCGGTGGAGGCCGCGGTCGAACAGACCTTTGTGAACAAGGACGGCGTCGCCACGCTGAAGCTCGGCCAGGCCCGCGGCGTCGCCATGCTCGCGCCGGCGATGTTCGGCATTTCGGTTGCGGAATACGCGCCCAACCAGGTCAAGAAGACGGTGGTCGGCGCCGGCCACGCCGACAAGAACCAGATCGCGGTGATGCTGAAAATATTGCTGCCGAAAGCCGAGCCGAAATCCGCCGACGCTGCCGACGCGCTGGCGATTGCGATTACCCACGCCCATCACCGCCAGGGCGCAGCGCTGCGGCTGAAAGTGGCGAGCCTATGA
- a CDS encoding metallophosphoesterase codes for MLTRRHFLKSMGGLGALGVSTTAYGFGAPVVRLRVVRYNLSPPQWPTGLKLRIAAIADLHACDPWMSLDHIQEIVERTNALKPDIVVMLGDYVAGHRKVTRFIPDADWAQVLAGLKAPLGVHAVLGNHDWWEDKTVQREGLGLPSAGRALEAVGIPVYENDAKKLHKDGHSFWLAGLGDQLAYMPARRFRPLRRIGVDDLGATLAKITDDAPVVLMAHEPDIARRVPSRVALQLSGHTHGGQVRMLGWSPISPSGQQLAYGHIKMNCDVVVSGGLGCSIMPFRLGVPPEIVLVTLGANRPAMA; via the coding sequence ATGTTAACACGCCGTCATTTTCTGAAAAGCATGGGTGGTCTGGGCGCGCTGGGCGTCTCGACCACCGCTTACGGGTTCGGTGCGCCGGTCGTCCGGCTTCGCGTCGTGCGGTACAACCTTTCTCCGCCGCAATGGCCGACAGGTCTCAAGCTCAGGATCGCGGCCATCGCCGACCTCCACGCCTGCGATCCCTGGATGTCGCTCGATCATATCCAGGAGATTGTCGAACGCACCAATGCGCTCAAGCCCGACATCGTCGTCATGCTCGGAGACTACGTGGCCGGTCATCGCAAGGTGACCCGCTTCATTCCCGATGCCGATTGGGCGCAGGTGCTCGCCGGCCTGAAGGCGCCGCTCGGCGTGCACGCGGTGCTCGGCAATCACGACTGGTGGGAAGACAAGACCGTGCAGCGCGAAGGGCTGGGATTGCCGAGCGCAGGCCGCGCACTGGAGGCTGTCGGCATCCCGGTTTACGAAAACGACGCGAAGAAGCTCCATAAGGACGGCCATTCGTTCTGGCTGGCCGGTCTCGGCGACCAGCTCGCCTATATGCCGGCGCGCCGTTTCAGGCCGCTCAGGCGGATCGGCGTCGACGATCTCGGCGCGACGCTGGCGAAGATCACCGACGATGCCCCCGTCGTTCTGATGGCGCATGAACCCGACATAGCGAGGCGCGTACCCTCGCGCGTCGCGCTGCAGCTCTCCGGGCATACCCATGGCGGCCAGGTGCGGATGCTGGGCTGGTCGCCGATCTCGCCGTCCGGGCAGCAGCTCGCCTATGGCCATATCAAAATGAACTGCGACGTCGTGGTCTCCGGCGGCCTGGGCTGCAGCATCATGCCGTTCCGGCTTGGGGTGCCACCGGAAATCGTACTGGTGACGCTGGGGGCAAACCGGCCGGCAATGGCGTAG
- a CDS encoding methyl-accepting chemotaxis protein, whose protein sequence is MASTARNGFSRHFNLGLRTRITAALALASAATAVFVLLGAMWIISGIVDRADERELRSHYDALQSRLGQEARRAAAMSAVVATIPAVQEAMARDDRDALLALFGAGFAALKSDYGVDQFQFHTPPAISYLRIHQPKKFGDDLSGFRKTVVAANQTRKPIVGLEGGVAGLGIRGVVPVALAGKHLGSVEFGLTFGQPFFDEFKRTRGVDVAFHLSAGSDFKLFGGTLDGRSFFYPADYGGARDGGFIIHQGKLGTMPVAALLGPIKDFSGNSIGAVEIVMDNSEYVTSLDRARQLAIGMALLGIAIAAAAGLLIARGISRPILAITAAMRDLAHGKLEFELPVHQRQDEVGEMARAVAVFKDNAVRMQRMQADQAEAKAQSEQEKRRAFAALADSFEASVRGVVERVSAAATEMQATAQSMSSIVEQSRQQTLTVSTASAQASDNVQTVAAAAEELSSSMGEIGRRLTHASTVVGKAANDGQQSNSRVQSLAAAAQKIGEVVSLINQIASQTNLLALNATIEAARAGESGRGFAVVASEVKTLATQTAKATEEIRAQIAAVQSETTAAVEGIQSICTTIQEVDEISAAIAAAVGQQDSATQEIARNVQQAASRTGEVSRNISGVTTGIGATGDAAQEVLSSAGELAQQSSKLRSEVDRFLAHIRAA, encoded by the coding sequence ATGGCCAGCACAGCACGAAACGGTTTCTCCCGACACTTCAATCTGGGGCTCAGAACCCGGATCACCGCGGCGCTCGCGCTCGCCTCGGCGGCAACGGCGGTCTTCGTCCTGCTGGGTGCGATGTGGATCATCTCAGGCATCGTCGATCGCGCCGATGAGCGCGAATTGCGCAGCCACTACGACGCGCTGCAATCGAGGCTCGGCCAGGAGGCCCGCCGGGCCGCCGCGATGAGCGCCGTCGTCGCGACCATCCCCGCAGTTCAGGAAGCGATGGCGCGCGACGATCGCGATGCCTTGTTGGCCTTGTTCGGCGCCGGGTTCGCGGCGCTGAAATCCGACTATGGCGTCGACCAGTTCCAGTTTCACACGCCGCCGGCAATATCATATCTACGCATCCATCAGCCGAAGAAATTCGGCGACGACCTCTCCGGATTCCGCAAGACGGTGGTCGCGGCCAATCAGACGCGCAAGCCGATCGTTGGTCTCGAAGGCGGCGTCGCCGGGCTCGGCATCCGCGGCGTCGTTCCGGTCGCGCTGGCCGGCAAGCATCTCGGCTCCGTGGAGTTCGGCCTGACCTTCGGCCAGCCGTTTTTCGACGAGTTCAAGCGCACCCGCGGCGTCGACGTCGCGTTTCATCTTTCGGCGGGCAGCGACTTCAAGCTGTTCGGCGGCACACTGGACGGCCGGAGCTTCTTCTATCCGGCCGACTATGGCGGCGCCCGCGACGGCGGCTTCATTATCCATCAGGGCAAGCTCGGCACCATGCCGGTTGCAGCGTTGCTCGGTCCGATCAAGGATTTTTCCGGCAACTCGATCGGCGCCGTCGAAATCGTGATGGACAACAGCGAGTATGTGACCTCGCTCGATCGCGCGCGCCAGCTCGCCATCGGCATGGCGCTGCTCGGCATCGCCATCGCGGCGGCCGCCGGATTGCTGATCGCCCGCGGCATCTCCCGCCCCATTCTGGCGATCACGGCGGCGATGCGCGATCTCGCGCATGGCAAGCTGGAATTCGAATTGCCGGTCCATCAGCGCCAGGACGAAGTCGGCGAAATGGCGCGGGCCGTGGCGGTGTTCAAGGACAATGCCGTCCGCATGCAACGGATGCAGGCGGATCAGGCGGAAGCCAAGGCCCAATCCGAGCAGGAAAAACGCCGCGCCTTCGCGGCACTGGCCGACAGTTTCGAGGCCAGCGTCCGCGGCGTGGTCGAGCGCGTGTCCGCGGCCGCAACCGAGATGCAGGCGACGGCGCAGTCGATGTCCTCCATCGTCGAGCAATCGCGGCAGCAGACGCTCACGGTTTCCACCGCATCCGCACAGGCTTCCGACAACGTCCAGACCGTTGCTGCGGCGGCCGAAGAATTGTCGTCGTCGATGGGCGAAATCGGCCGGCGGCTGACGCATGCCTCCACTGTCGTCGGCAAGGCCGCGAACGACGGCCAGCAGTCGAACAGCCGCGTCCAGAGCCTCGCCGCCGCTGCGCAAAAAATCGGCGAGGTGGTGTCGCTGATCAACCAGATCGCCAGCCAGACCAACCTGCTCGCGCTGAATGCGACCATCGAGGCTGCGCGCGCCGGCGAGTCCGGCCGCGGCTTTGCGGTCGTCGCCAGCGAAGTGAAGACGCTGGCGACGCAGACGGCCAAGGCGACCGAAGAAATCCGCGCCCAGATCGCGGCGGTTCAAAGCGAAACCACCGCCGCCGTCGAGGGCATCCAGTCGATCTGCACGACGATCCAGGAGGTCGACGAAATTTCCGCGGCGATTGCCGCAGCCGTAGGCCAGCAGGACTCGGCGACGCAGGAAATCGCGCGCAATGTGCAGCAGGCGGCCTCGCGAACCGGCGAGGTTTCGCGCAATATTTCCGGCGTGACGACAGGCATTGGCGCCACCGGCGATGCCGCGCAGGAAGTGCTCTCATCGGCGGGCGAACTGGCCCAGCAATCGAGCAAGCTACGCAGCGAGGTCGACCGCTTCCTCGCCCATATCAGGGCGGCGTGA
- a CDS encoding type II toxin-antitoxin system VapB family antitoxin, with protein MRITVSIDDQLFANAQRFAGVTDESAVVRAALTAFVEREAGRRLAEMGGTDPGAQAPPRRRF; from the coding sequence ATGAGAATCACAGTTTCAATCGACGATCAATTGTTTGCAAATGCGCAGCGTTTCGCCGGCGTTACGGACGAATCCGCTGTCGTGCGGGCGGCATTGACGGCCTTCGTTGAGCGCGAAGCCGGTCGTAGACTTGCGGAAATGGGAGGCACGGATCCAGGCGCACAAGCCCCGCCGCGCCGCCGTTTCTAG
- the ruvB gene encoding Holliday junction branch migration DNA helicase RuvB, translating into MNTPSRIVTPERRSDDVGDTALRPQLLSEFVGQAQARKNLSIFIEAARKRGEALDHVLFVGPPGLGKTTLAQIVARELGVGFRATSGPVIAKAGDLAALLTNLEERDVLFIDEIHRLSPAVEEVLYPAMEDFQLDLIIGEGPAARSVKIDLAKFTLVGATTRAGLLTNPLRDRFGIPVRLNFYTEEELERIVTRGARVLNIGMTPDGANEIARRARGTPRIAGRLLRRVRDFASAADASSVDRAIADHALSALEVDAAGLDAMDRRYLTTIALNYGGGPVGVETMAAALSEPRDAIEDIIEPFLIQCGYLQRTPRGRLLTSHAFRHLGLAEPARDPAQFGLFGNGDSDD; encoded by the coding sequence GTGAACACGCCCTCCCGCATCGTCACGCCCGAGCGCCGCTCCGACGATGTCGGCGACACCGCGCTGCGTCCGCAATTGCTGTCCGAGTTCGTCGGGCAGGCGCAGGCGCGCAAGAATCTCTCGATCTTCATCGAGGCCGCGCGCAAGCGGGGCGAGGCGCTGGATCACGTGCTGTTCGTCGGTCCCCCCGGTCTTGGCAAGACCACGCTGGCGCAGATCGTCGCGCGCGAACTCGGCGTCGGCTTTCGCGCCACCTCAGGCCCCGTCATCGCGAAAGCCGGCGATCTCGCCGCGCTGCTCACCAATCTCGAAGAGCGCGATGTCCTGTTCATCGACGAAATCCATCGTCTCAGCCCGGCGGTGGAGGAAGTGCTCTATCCCGCGATGGAGGATTTTCAGCTCGACCTGATCATCGGCGAGGGCCCTGCGGCGCGCTCGGTCAAGATCGACCTCGCAAAGTTCACGCTCGTCGGCGCCACCACGCGCGCGGGCCTCCTGACCAATCCGCTGCGCGATCGTTTTGGCATTCCGGTGCGGCTGAATTTCTACACCGAGGAAGAGCTGGAGAGGATCGTCACCCGTGGCGCCCGCGTGCTCAATATCGGCATGACGCCCGATGGCGCCAACGAGATCGCGCGCCGCGCTCGCGGCACGCCGCGTATCGCCGGCCGCCTGTTGCGCCGCGTGCGGGATTTTGCTTCGGCGGCGGATGCAAGCTCCGTCGACCGCGCCATCGCCGACCACGCGCTGAGCGCGCTGGAGGTCGATGCCGCCGGCCTGGACGCCATGGACCGGCGCTATCTCACGACCATCGCGCTGAACTACGGCGGCGGCCCGGTCGGCGTCGAGACCATGGCGGCGGCGCTGTCGGAGCCGCGCGACGCCATCGAGGACATCATCGAGCCGTTCCTGATCCAGTGCGGCTATTTGCAGCGCACCCCACGGGGCAGGCTCCTGACCTCGCACGCCTTTCGCCATCTCGGCCTCGCCGAACCGGCGCGCGATCCCGCGCAGTTCGGATTGTTCGGCAACGGCGACAGCGACGATTGA
- a CDS encoding cytidine deaminase, whose amino-acid sequence MLSNKDEELIAVATEAISQRYRDDWQEVGAAMRTRDGRIVTGVNIDAYIGRIAVCAEAIAIGRAITENGDHGIETIVAVRHPKPGEPGKIAVVSPCGICRELIHDYDANARVIVPDSGRGPKVVTIGELLPNKYKRGSE is encoded by the coding sequence ATGCTGAGCAACAAGGACGAAGAGCTGATCGCCGTCGCCACCGAAGCCATCAGCCAGCGCTATCGCGACGACTGGCAGGAGGTCGGCGCCGCCATGCGCACCCGCGACGGTCGTATCGTCACCGGGGTGAATATCGACGCCTATATCGGCCGGATCGCGGTCTGCGCCGAAGCGATCGCCATCGGCCGCGCCATCACCGAAAACGGCGACCACGGCATCGAAACCATCGTCGCCGTGCGTCACCCCAAGCCCGGTGAGCCCGGCAAGATCGCGGTGGTCTCGCCCTGCGGCATCTGTCGCGAACTGATCCACGACTACGACGCCAACGCGCGGGTCATCGTCCCCGACAGCGGCCGTGGGCCGAAAGTCGTGACCATCGGCGAACTGCTGCCCAACAAGTACAAGCGGGGCAGCGAGTGA
- a CDS encoding 2-hydroxyacid dehydrogenase, which produces MNKGALALLVHGGSENWSPQRWKSRFDEVCEGRRVLLLPNAASDPAEVHYAAVWKPNPGELAAFPNLRVIFNLGAGVDALMADRSLPDVPLVRVAVTDLTARMTEYVVLHVLMHHRQEPYLRESQRAKRWAPKMQWAAGAISVGIMGLGTLGADAADALKRLGFRVAGWSRSPRAIDGIDCFHGEAQFEAFLRRTDILVCLLPLTPETRHILDRALFEKLNRTSPLGAPVVINAGRGGLQNETDILQCLDDGTLSGASLDVYATEPLPADSPFWTHPKVVLTPHNAADTDPDEISKYVAQQIARFEAGGLLENVVDRNRGY; this is translated from the coding sequence ATGAACAAAGGTGCGCTCGCCCTTCTGGTGCATGGCGGAAGTGAAAACTGGTCGCCGCAGCGCTGGAAGAGCCGGTTCGACGAGGTCTGCGAGGGGCGCCGCGTGCTGCTGTTGCCGAATGCCGCGTCCGATCCGGCGGAGGTGCACTACGCCGCGGTGTGGAAGCCAAATCCAGGCGAGCTTGCCGCCTTCCCCAATCTGCGTGTGATCTTCAATCTCGGCGCCGGCGTCGATGCGTTGATGGCCGACCGCTCATTGCCCGACGTGCCGCTGGTGCGCGTGGCCGTCACCGACCTCACGGCGCGAATGACCGAATATGTCGTGCTGCACGTGCTGATGCACCACCGGCAGGAGCCTTACTTGCGGGAGTCGCAGCGCGCCAAGCGCTGGGCGCCGAAAATGCAATGGGCGGCGGGCGCGATCTCGGTCGGCATCATGGGGCTGGGCACGCTCGGAGCTGACGCCGCCGACGCGCTCAAGCGCCTCGGCTTTCGCGTCGCCGGGTGGAGCCGCAGCCCCAGGGCGATCGACGGCATCGATTGCTTTCACGGCGAGGCGCAGTTCGAGGCGTTCCTGCGGCGGACCGACATCCTGGTCTGCCTGCTGCCGCTGACGCCGGAGACGCGGCATATTCTCGACCGCGCGCTGTTTGAGAAACTGAACCGCACCAGCCCGCTCGGCGCGCCGGTGGTAATCAATGCCGGCCGCGGGGGCTTGCAGAACGAGACCGACATCCTGCAATGCCTCGACGACGGCACGCTCAGTGGCGCCTCGCTCGACGTCTACGCCACCGAGCCGCTGCCCGCAGACAGCCCGTTCTGGACCCATCCAAAGGTGGTGCTGACCCCGCACAACGCCGCCGACACCGATCCCGACGAGATCTCGAAATATGTCGCGCAGCAGATCGCGCGCTTCGAGGCCGGCGGCTTGCTGGAGAATGTGGTGGATCGCAACCGGGGGTACTAG